From a region of the Drosophila virilis strain 15010-1051.87 chromosome 3, Dvir_AGI_RSII-ME, whole genome shotgun sequence genome:
- the sti gene encoding citron Rho-interacting kinase, with translation MPPQREPISVRTTRLNNLILGKGVGAVQKPSSSASRRSIVPVTTVSAAVAEAICREGLLDAFCLLYNECDKETLKKRDRNIAEFVNKFRPIIEETRQLRVNADDFVIKALIGKGFFGNVHLVLERQTSDVYAMKKIKKSMVTTSQVERDIMSQRNSEWITNLQYAFQDNDHLYLIMEYLPGGDLLSLMSRHGPFDEDLARFYLAELTLALHTLHLMGYVHRDIKPENILIDRFGHIKLADFGNAAALDRDGHVLSLSPVGTPDYIAPELLQTISTYKLSKSMHDVSCDYWSMGIIGYELICEITPFHEDNVHETYSKILSHCDDSLLKKLISFPSDLKISSNMKHLIGSLVTNPTNRLSYDQIIKHPFFESIQWSTVRSQMPPIIPTIKSDDDISNFEDGIRHKARREQQAKKSLTSNMKSNDFSGKDLPFIGYSFVHMEDDYSTVDVSETARTAKLQEKLRNLQQKLKSRETEIVMLKQDLIRAQQTLKQTDGKSQVVLEAKVEIKKLQDIIKEKTMELASCKTQIKTLQSSAKIDEEMWSKKEATITDLLRLNRQKYEEAKIASEQRYEKQLAEKKQELACTVQKLDARELEFNAKVDECKHLGDKLENYKEMLKQLKEQSVKAESNHENQRTQLTENYEQKLSELRQKLRESQDTHRRMTFELQSIRSELDESISSGKSSQEAKHATERSIEDILQRLNCEISANNELRAAKASLETQLNLAKKESLEAQAECQRLDRELQLAECRCNIAESSLASHASPYETAPGSLTELHAIEDQLRADLVAAKDAESVQKSRADQLQELVTKLERMLERFNEQSLSPIKGHPGAANSAVGDMLERQNEKLEDKLAAVREQMIVERQAARTANLSLWKVEKQLEEALSEKKMLARRMELTEERVKKAQNEREEAQRALKSAQDEYRQRDARIDELKAELAASKRDVLKEHRMWEKAEEERMKCKSEVIEHLANVHRLEQQVREVRQKLHQSQLRCDGLGLEQKRLQRELQEERDRNAAVGEGTQALQAELKQLSDNFQRLKYACSITDNQLTEVESMLEAEQQRNKTQQSQLDACHVKLRERNDQVTELRKELNVQESGKRQAEQHAKILTVELEELKENLKQLQMKLITQQSQLVEQTNALFGAQERADQLDVQSASCQAQNADYERELLSLKEENARILSELFHSKEEVLHLHAEVKNLQTVQSGLHTEIDELQNALTEKEQFYVQRDIKAMATLAQHKKLIDYLQLKVEDLSAKKKKTLADKIFGSNSNTKENISPNDVESSILYRALKEELRREQKLSKMLQEQLDQLNGTATLRSPRKSCAVNGDTGEPKLRPASIAAVPRSPRKPPTTVKRSASQADAKNQLKSPQKQTADDVAHHRFELALQESKADAATCVSCEQPIVAGSPYWRCKECKNVVHRKCRANVTGSCGSKAESTCDEVSEGRPESSRSSLETVDSEHDHTGEYIGTLTYKGVQDSADGELIEINCAFEVVEQKILLFGCNSGLFAYNVDTQRLLHIAGIESVSSVSISTRLAKAMMVGANGEKLYQCDYRQLESRCQSAIPCQKPVLETSVIELPLANRSNSEKWKLVQISNESENALDSVAIAATSTRIVILKYDLKLHKFKPVRALDTATAVTSIFYTRHSAIVSSDKFYEIDLDNYAAEEFVDLADKTLQHTANCQPFVAVRISRQEFLLCFAECGVFVDEFGCRSRPYDLNWVYAPTGFIYREPFLYVSHYQYVQIMRLHRSYSKEITSGTNSESNDGSEMQRLYLPHYMPTLLSSSGERNIYTLSIEKQAGFQQIYHLDALRAFKRKLNVSMETISSVATSVTIGSTMTTDSV, from the exons ATGCCTCCACAACGCGAGCCAATAAGTGTGCGTACAACGCGACTCAATAATCTTATACTAGGTAAAGGAGTTGGCGCCGTACAGAAACCCTCTTCAAGCGCTTCAAGGCGCAGCATTGTGCCTGTAACCACCGTAAGTGCAGCTGTCGCAGAAGCCATCTGTCGGGAGGGATTGCTGGACGCATTCTGTCTGTTGTACAATGAGTGCGACAAGGAGACGCTGAAGAAGCGCGACCGTAATATAGCggaatttgtaaataaat TTCGTCCTATTATTGAGGAAACCCGCCAGCTGCGGGTAAATGCCGATGATTTTGTCATCAAGGCCCTCATTGGAAAGGGCTTTTTTGGCAATGTCCACTTGGTGCTCGAACGTCAAACGTCCGATGTCTATGCCATGAAAAAGATTAAGAAGTCAATGGTGACCACATCGCAGGTGGAGCGCGATATAATGTCCCAAAGGAACTCTGAGTGGATAACCAATTTACAGTACGCCTTTCAG GACAATGATCACTTGTACTTGATCATGGAATATCTACCTGGAGGCGATCTTCTGAGCTTAATGTCGCGTCACGGACCTTTTGATGAAGATCTAGCGCGTTTCTATTTAGCCGAACTAACGTTGGCTTTGCACACGCTGCACCTGATGGGCTACGTTCATCGCGACATTAAGCCGGAAAACATTCTGATCGATCGCTTCGGTCATATTAAATTGGCAGACTTTGGAAATGCTGCTGCCTTGGATCGTGATGGTCATGTCTTGAGTCTCTCGCCAGTTGGTACACCGGACTATATTGCGCCGGAGCTGTTGCAAACCATATCAACCTATAAGCTGTCAAAGTCGATGCATGAC GTTAGCTGCGATTACTGGTCCATGGGAATTATTGGCTATGAGCTTATATGTGAGATTACGCCGTTCCATGAGGACAACGTGCATGAGACGTACTCAAAAATACTTTCCCACTGCGATGATAGCCTTTTGAAAAAGTTAATTAGCTTCCCGAGTGATCTGAAAATATCTAGCAATATGAAACATCTCATCGGATCGTTGGTAACGAACCCAACGAATCGGCTTTCCTACGATCAAATTATCAAACATCCGTTTTTCGAAAGCATCCAGTGGAGCACAGTTCGTTCCCAGATGCCTCCCATTATACCCACTATCAAGTCGGATGATGATATCTCAAACTTTGAAGACGGCATAAGGCACAAAGCCCGCCGAGAACAGCAAGCCAAAAAGTCATTGACCTCGAACATGAAGTCGAACGATTTTAGTGGCAAGGACTTGCCCTTTATTGGATACAGTTTCGTTCACATGGAAGATGATTACAGTACAGTCGATGTGTCGGAGACAGCACGCACGGCTAAGCTGCAGGAAAAGCTGCGGAATCTGCAACAAAAGCTGAAGTCGCGTGAAACTGAAATTGTAATGCTGAAGCAGGATCTGATAAGGGCCCAGCAAACTCTTAAGCAGACCGATGGTAAATCGCAAGTGGTCCTTGAGGCCAAAGTGGAAATTAAGAAGCTACAGGACATTATTAAGGAGAAGACAATGGAGCTTGCCAGCTGCAAGACCCAAATCAAAACTTTGCAGAGTTCAGCAAAAATTGATGAAGAAATGTGGTCAAAAAAAGAAGCCACAATCACAGACTTGCTGCGCCTGAATCGGCAAAAGTACGAAGAGGCAAAAATCGCATCCGAGCAGAGATACGAGAAACAACTGGCGGAGAAAAAGCAAGAACTGGCCTGCACAGTGCAAAAGTTGGATGCGCGTGAGCTGGAGTTTAATGCAAAAGTTGATGAATGTAAGCATCTGGGCGACAAGCTGGAGAACTACAAGGAAATGCTGAAGCAATTAAAGGAACAAAGTGTCAAGGCTGAGTCCAACCATGAGAATCAAAGGACTCAGCTAACAGAAAACTACGAGCAAAAGCTGTCGGAGCTGCGCCAAAAGCTACGCGAGTCACAGGATACTCACCGCCGCATGACTTTCGAACTGCAGAGCATACGCAGCGAACTGGACGAGTCAATAAGCTCTGGGAAATCAAGCCAAGAGGCTAAACATGCCACTGAGCGCAGCATCGAAGACATACTACAGCGTCTCAACTGTGAGATAAGCGCAAACAACGAGCTACGTGCGGCTAAAGCTTCCCTAGAGACTCAGCTGAATCTTGCGAAAAAGGAGAGCCTGGAAGCACAAGCAGAGTGCCAGCGCTTGGACCGCGAGCTTCAG CTCGCTGAGTGCCGTTGCAACATAGCCGAATCATCTCTCGCGTCTCATGCCTCACCGTATGAAACGGCACCCGGTTCACTAACAGAGCTGCATGCTATTGAGGATCAATTGCGTGCTGACCTAGTGGCCGCCAAGGATGCCGAATCTGTGCAAAAGAGTCGTGCTGATCAACTGCAGGAACTGGTCACAAAGCTAGAGAGGATGCTCGAACGTTTCAACGAGCAAAGCCTGTCGCCTATTAAAGGTCATCCGGGCGCAGCGAACAGCGCCGTTGGCGATATGCTGGAGCgtcaaaatgaaaaactggAGGATAAATTAGCAGCGGTGCGAGAACAGATGATTGTGGAGCGGCAGGCAGCACGTACGGCCAACTTATCGCTCTGGAAGGTGGAAAAGCAATTGGAGGAGGCGCTCTCGGAAAAGAAGATGCTGGCGCGGCGCATGGAATTGACAGAAGAGCGTGTCAAGAAAGCGCAGAATGAACGCGAAGAGGCCCAACGTGCGCTGAAATCTGCGCAGGATGAGTATCGTCAGCGTGATGCACGAATTGATGAACTGAAGGCCGAATTAGCAGCCAGCAAACGCGATGTGTTAAAGGAACACCGCATGTGGGAGAAAGCCGAGGAGGAGCGCATGAAGTGCAAGTCTGAAGTTATCGAGCACCTGGCAAACGTTCATAGGCTGGAGCAGCAGGTCAGAGAGGTGCGCCAGAAGCTTCATCAATCTCAGCTACGTTGCGACGGCCTAGGACTAGAACAGAAGAGACTGCAGCGGGAGCTGCAAGAGGAGCGAGATCGCAATGCTGCAGTTGGAGAAGGCACTCAGGCATTACAGGCAGAACTAAAGCAGCTAAGTGACAATTTTCAGCGCCTAAAATACGCGTGCAGCATAACCGATAACCAGCTAACAGAGGTGGAGTCCATGCTAGAGGCAGAGCAGCAGCGAAACAAAACACAGCAATCTCAGCTGGATGCATGCCATGTCAAACTTCGCGAGCGTAATGATCAGGTGACCGAGCTGCGCAAAGAATTGAATGTGCAGGAGTCCGGCAAGCGTCAAGCCGAGCAACATGCCAAAATTCTTACGGTCGAATTGGAGGAGCTAAAGGAGAATCTTAAGCAGTTGCAGATGAAACTAATCACACAGCAGAGTCAGCTGGTCGAGCAGACGAACGCGCTGTTTGGCGCCCAAGAGCGCGCAGATCAGTTGGATGTGCAAAGCGCCAGTTGCCAAGCGCAGAACGCAGACTACGAGCGTGAGCTGCTCAGTCTGAAGGAGGAAAATGCTCGCATACTGAGTGAGTTGTTCCACAGTAAGGAGGAGGTGCTACATTTACATGCCGAGGTGAAGAATCTGCAAACCGTTCAGTCGGGACTCCACACAGAGATCGATGAGCTGCAGAATGCACTCACGGAAAAAGAACAGTTCTACGTGCAGCGGGATATCAAGGCTATGGCAACGCTGGCTCAGCACAAGAAACTTATCGACTATTTACag CTTAAAGTCGAGGATTTGTCagccaagaagaagaaaactttGGCCGACAAAATCTTTGGATCCAACAGCAATACTAAGGAGAACATATCGCCCAACGATGTAGAATCATCTATACTATATCGTGCTCTAAAAGAAGAACTGCGCCGAGAACAAAAGCTATCCAAGATGCTGCAGGAACAATTGGATCAGTTAAATG GAACTGCAACTCTGCGTTCGCCACGTAAGTCCTGCGCTGTTAATGGCGACACAGGCGAGCCCAAGCTGCGACCCGCTAGCATCGCCGCAGTACCCCGATCTCCACGTAAGCCGCCGACCACAGTGAAGCGCTCAGCTAGCCAAGCGGATGCTAAAAACCAATTGAAATCGCCGCAAAAGCAGACCGCAGACGATGTAGCACATCATCGATTTGAATTGGCCTTGCAAGAATCAAAAGCGGACGCAGCCACGTGCGTCAGTTGTGAGCAGCCAATTGTAGCCGGATCACCCTACTGGCGCTGCAAGGAATGCAAAAATGTGGTGCATCGCAAATGCCGAGCCAATGTAACAGGCAGCTGTGGTAGCAAAGCTGAATCGACCTGTGATGAGGTTAGCGAGGGGCGGCCAGAGTCAAGTCGCAGCAGCCTGGAAACAGTAGACAGCGAGCATGACCACACGGGAGAGTATATAGGCACACTGACCTACAAGGGCGTACAGGACTCTGCTGATGGAGAGCTCATTGaaatcaattgtgcatttgaGGTGGTCGAGCAGAAAATATTGCTGTTTGGCTGCAACAGCGGTCTGTTTGCCTACAATGTGGACACACAACGCCTGTTGCATATTGCTGGCATCGAGTCGGTTAGCTCTGTGTCCATATCGACGCGATTAGCCAAGGCCATGATGGTGGGCGCTAATGGTGAGAAGCTGTACCAATGCGACTATCGGCAGCTGGAGTCGCGGTGCCAAAGCGCAATTCCCTGTCAAAAGCCTGTACTAGAAACGTCGGTAATTGAGCTGCCGTTAGCCAATCGATCGAATAGCGAAAAGTGGAAACTTGTGCAGATATCAAACGAATCTGAAAATGCCCTCGACTCGGTAGCTATTGCAGCCACCTCGACGCGCATTGTCATTCTCAAGTACGATCTAAAACTGCATAAATTTAAGCCAGTGCGCGCATTGGACACAGCCACGGCCGTAACATCGATATTCTACACACGCCACTCGGCAATCGTCAGCTCGGACAAGTTCTACGAAATCGATCTGGATAACTATGCGGCCGAGGAGTTTGTCGATCTAGCGGATAAGACGCTGCAGCATACGGCCAACTGTCAGCCCTTTGTAGCCGTGCGCATCTCGCGTCAGGAGTTTCTGCTTTGCTTTGCCGAGTGCGGAGTGTTTGTCGATGAGTTTGGCTGTCGTTCGCGTCCCTACGATTTAAATTGGGTCTACGCGCCAACGGGCTTTATATACCGTGAACCATTCCTTTACGTATCGCACTACCAGTACGTGCAGATAATGCGATTGCATCGCTCCTACAGTAAAGAGATAACCAGCGGCACTAACTCGGAAAGCAACGATGGCTCAGAAATGCAGCGCCTTTATTTGCCCCATTATATGCCCACGCTGCTGAGTTCCAGCGGCGAACGAAACATTTATACGTTGTCTATAGAGAAGCAAGCGGGCTTTCAGCAGATATATCACCTGGATGCATTGCGAGCATTCAAGCGTAAGTTAAACGTATCCATGGAGACAATATCATCGGTGGCAACGTCCGTAACGATCGGTTCGACAATGACAACGGATAGTGTATAA
- the LOC6622558 gene encoding uncharacterized protein, producing MFKSERKQSARRALASTTNATRATPTRMSLCRACLVLLSAEDSTYDLYQEKDLAAKFIGCMRAGDGLRFLGAPLEDGMSPQIVLRCICDSCYQLVQKFYDFQRMCEESFSNFEKLLSEVNVKVNGNKCNQEETIKAPPLEEDLHAQSEKLIVQVQSTEVSVVMPESIEDIEEVYIIEDNAVKQSLGKEKIAISLRPGVSKRPLGLRQKIDCNICGRGFYKMSLYEAHMQKHQGKQPYKCPVAECGKAYSRENLLTTHLQEVHQDQRTTYACTQPNCNKVYSALRSLNYHVRRQHFKDVESDSSKYMCEKCGKSYSRKALLTRHQWVHKSKGEYTFACKCCEQRFYTDQNLKDHFLRRHSQKPLWRCKRCGRIFGSRVALAAHTKSHTKSSRSLGSNINN from the exons ATGTTTAAATCAGAACGAAAACAAAGCGCGCGCCGCGCACTTGCTAGCACCACCAACGCGACGAGGGCTACGCCGACCAGAATGTCGCTGTGTCGGGCATGCTTGGTCCTGCTCAGTGCCGAGGATTCAACATACGATTTGTACCAAGAAAAGGATTTGGCGGCCAAGTTCATTGGTTGCATGCGAGCTGGAGACGGACTGCGATTTTTGGGAGCGCCACTCGAAGATGGCATGAGTCCTCAGATTGTGCTTAGATGCATCTGCGATAGCTGCTACCAACTGGTGCAGAAATTCTATGATTTTCAACGTATGTGCGAGGAGTCCTTCAGTAATTTCGAAAAACTCCTGTCGGAAGTCAACGTTAAAGTTAACGGAAACAAGTGCAATCAGGAGGAGACGATTAAAGCTCCTCCACTGGAAGAAGATTTGCATGCACAGTCcgaaaaattaattgttcaaGTTCAATCGACTGAGGTTTCCGTCGTCATGCCGGAGTCAATTGAAGACATT GAAGAAGTATACATAATCGAGGATAATGCTGTCAAACAATCCCTTGGGAAGGAAAAAATTGCTATATCTTTACGGCCAGGCGTTTCGAAGCGTCCTTTGGGTCTCAGGCAAAAAATAGACTGCAATATTTGTGGCCGCGGTTTTTACAAAATGTCTCTTTATGAGGCCCACATGCAAAAGCATCAGGGGAAGCAGCCCTACAAATGTCCAGTCGCTGAATGTGGCAAAGCGTATTCGCGAGAAAATTTGCTGACCACGCACTTACAGGAGGTTCACCAGGACCAAAGGACCACATATGCCTGCACGCAACCGAACTGCAATAAAGTCTACAGCGCGCTTCGCAGTCTCAACTATCATGTACGGCGTCAACACTTTAAAGATGTTGAATCCGACAGCTCGAAGTACATGTGCGAAAAGTGCGGCAAGTCCTACAGTCGAAAGGCTTTGCTCACGCGCCATCAATGGGTGCACAAGAGCAAGGGCGAGTACACTTTTGCCTGCAAGTGCTGCGAACAGCGCTTCTACACAGACCAAAATCTAAAGGATCACTTCCTAAGACGTCATAGCCAGAAACCACTGTGGCGCTGCAAGCGATGTGGACGTATTTTTGGATCCCGAGTTGCCTTAGCCGCTCACACAAAAAGTCATACAAAATCGAGTCGATCCTTAGGTAgtaatataaacaattaa